In Rhizobium gallicum bv. gallicum R602sp, the following proteins share a genomic window:
- a CDS encoding class I SAM-dependent methyltransferase, producing the protein MSSFNCRFCNTTLTQTVVDLGASPLANSYIAIDKTQDAEPFFSLHAFVCDECFLVQVPPMAPREDIFDSEYAYFSSYSTSVLKHAREYVDQMVARFQFGSGHQVIEIASNDGYLLKNFKERGVPVLGIEPCANVAAVAVEAGIPSRVQFFGAETARQLVDDGLTADLLIGNNVLAHVPNINDFVAGIKIVLSATGIVTIEFPHLMKMLELNYYDTIYHEHYSYLSLYSVEKIFAHHGLTIFDVDEIRPQGGSLRIYARHAEDQSQPVSLRVGELRAREIEGGVNSVQRYSKFSEQVHRTKRDLLRFLINAKEMKKTVVAYGAPAKGNTLLNFCGVGTDLIEYTVDVSPHKQNHLLPGTRIPIHAPQKIAETKPDYVLILPWNIKDEIISQMSEVKGLGSQFVVPLPNVEVVA; encoded by the coding sequence ATGTCTTCATTCAACTGCCGGTTCTGCAATACCACACTCACTCAGACGGTCGTCGATCTTGGCGCGTCACCGCTTGCAAACTCCTACATCGCCATCGACAAAACCCAGGATGCTGAACCGTTCTTTTCACTACATGCTTTCGTTTGCGACGAGTGCTTCCTGGTCCAGGTCCCTCCCATGGCGCCGCGGGAAGACATTTTCGACAGCGAATATGCCTATTTCTCCTCCTATTCCACCTCGGTACTGAAGCATGCCCGCGAATATGTCGATCAAATGGTGGCGCGGTTTCAATTCGGCTCTGGCCACCAGGTGATCGAAATTGCCAGCAACGACGGCTACCTTTTGAAGAACTTCAAGGAACGCGGCGTTCCGGTGCTCGGCATAGAGCCATGTGCCAATGTCGCGGCTGTCGCGGTAGAGGCAGGCATCCCGAGCAGGGTGCAATTTTTCGGTGCCGAGACGGCACGGCAGTTGGTTGACGATGGCCTCACAGCTGACCTTTTGATTGGCAATAACGTGCTGGCGCATGTCCCCAACATCAACGATTTCGTTGCCGGCATCAAAATCGTGTTGTCGGCAACCGGCATCGTAACGATCGAATTTCCGCATCTCATGAAGATGCTAGAGCTCAATTACTACGATACGATCTATCATGAGCACTATTCGTACCTTTCGCTCTATAGTGTCGAGAAAATCTTTGCCCATCACGGCTTGACGATCTTCGATGTCGATGAGATCCGTCCACAAGGAGGATCGTTGCGCATTTATGCTCGCCACGCCGAAGATCAAAGCCAGCCAGTCTCGCTGCGTGTCGGCGAACTGCGTGCGCGCGAAATTGAAGGCGGCGTCAATTCTGTTCAACGCTACAGCAAATTTTCTGAGCAGGTACACCGCACCAAGCGCGATCTGCTGCGCTTCCTGATCAATGCAAAAGAGATGAAAAAGACCGTTGTCGCCTATGGCGCTCCGGCAAAGGGCAACACGCTTTTGAATTTCTGCGGCGTTGGTACTGATCTCATCGAATATACCGTCGATGTCAGCCCTCATAAGCAGAACCACTTGCTTCCGGGGACCCGCATTCCGATCCACGCACCGCAAAAGATTGCGGAGACCAAGCCCGATTACGTTCTGATCCTTCCCTGGAACATCAAAGATGAGATCATCAGCCAAATGTCGGAGGTCAAAGGCTTGGGCAGCCAGTTTGTGGTTCCGCTTCCCAATGTCGAGGTCGTTGCTTGA
- a CDS encoding DUF4910 domain-containing protein, whose translation MYALIERLYPICRSITGPGVVETLEIIRQEIPVEIHRIASGTEIFDWTVPQEWSIRDAYVKDEKGNRVIDFKASNLHVVNYSRPIHATLQLKALRPHLHTDPAHPAWIPYRTSYYKEDWGFCLSQNALEAMSEGSYEVLIDSTLSDGELLWGECFIPGTTTDEIVISTHICHPSLANDNLSGIAVCVELAKLLMATQRRYSVRMLFIPGTIGSIAWLSMNRERLSRIRHGLVAVNLGDPGMLHYKKSRHETAEIDRVVEHVLKAAGQAHSIMAFSPYGYDERQFSSPGINLPFGCLSRTPYGRFAEYHTSGDNLDFVKPEALAHSLKTYGSVLDTLDRNRAFVNLSPMCEPQLGKRGLYDAVGGKSDTKTRQLALLWVLNYSDGKHDLLDIAVKSGLAFDLIADAADLLLGHDLLASAQRD comes from the coding sequence ATGTATGCCCTCATTGAACGACTTTATCCGATCTGTCGCAGCATCACAGGTCCCGGCGTCGTGGAGACACTGGAGATCATCAGGCAGGAAATTCCGGTTGAGATTCATCGCATAGCAAGCGGCACAGAGATCTTCGACTGGACGGTCCCGCAGGAATGGAGCATCCGCGATGCCTATGTAAAGGACGAGAAGGGCAATCGCGTCATCGACTTCAAGGCAAGTAATCTGCACGTCGTCAACTATTCACGACCGATCCACGCGACATTGCAGCTCAAGGCGCTGAGGCCCCATCTGCACACCGACCCCGCCCATCCCGCTTGGATACCCTACCGCACGAGCTACTACAAGGAGGACTGGGGCTTCTGCCTCTCCCAGAACGCCCTTGAGGCGATGAGCGAAGGATCCTACGAGGTGTTGATAGACTCAACACTTTCAGACGGCGAACTCCTATGGGGCGAGTGTTTCATCCCCGGCACCACAACCGACGAAATCGTTATCTCGACGCATATCTGCCATCCGTCGCTTGCCAACGACAACCTGTCCGGCATCGCCGTCTGTGTCGAGCTTGCTAAGCTTTTGATGGCAACACAGCGGCGCTATTCCGTGCGGATGCTCTTCATTCCGGGCACCATCGGTTCGATAGCCTGGCTTTCGATGAACCGCGAGCGGCTGTCGCGCATCAGACATGGTCTCGTCGCCGTCAACCTCGGCGACCCTGGCATGCTGCACTACAAGAAAAGTCGGCACGAAACGGCCGAGATCGATCGGGTGGTGGAGCATGTGCTGAAGGCAGCGGGGCAAGCCCATTCGATTATGGCGTTTTCTCCCTATGGCTATGACGAAAGGCAGTTCAGCTCGCCTGGCATCAACCTTCCCTTCGGCTGTCTGTCGCGTACACCCTACGGGCGGTTTGCCGAGTACCACACGTCGGGCGACAACCTTGATTTCGTGAAGCCGGAAGCGCTTGCCCACTCACTCAAAACCTACGGCTCAGTGCTTGACACGCTGGACCGCAATCGAGCTTTCGTGAATCTCTCGCCGATGTGCGAGCCGCAACTTGGAAAACGGGGGCTCTACGATGCCGTCGGCGGCAAATCCGACACGAAGACGCGTCAGTTGGCCCTGCTCTGGGTTCTAAACTATTCCGACGGCAAACATGATCTCCTCGATATCGCCGTAAAATCGGGTCTTGCATTTGATTTGATTGCCGACGCCGCCGATCTTCTGCTTGGCCATGATCTACTTGCATCGGCGCAGAGGGACTAG
- a CDS encoding SDR family NAD(P)-dependent oxidoreductase — protein MEKSLKGRVAVVTGAAGGIGQAIVSALGVAGVTVHALTRGGVPPSSLSNGASISWHHVDLADDRAIAEFVARLRVTDRGIDYLVHSAGVFCSGPVAQSPVEELDNVWRVNLRAPYVLTQLLLPALARQKGYIAFINSSVWLNPRMELAGYTMSKYALKAFADVLRAEINNQDVRVLSIFPGKTATPMQETIHDARALSYQADELLQPESVAANLITALSMPSTCEVTEIFMRPARPTPPTFND, from the coding sequence ATGGAAAAATCTCTTAAGGGGCGGGTGGCAGTGGTGACCGGGGCAGCGGGCGGTATCGGTCAGGCGATCGTATCAGCCTTAGGTGTAGCCGGCGTGACCGTTCATGCTCTTACCCGAGGCGGCGTCCCGCCGTCGTCCCTTAGCAACGGAGCATCGATCAGCTGGCATCACGTCGATCTTGCCGACGATCGGGCGATCGCCGAATTCGTTGCCCGTTTGCGGGTGACCGATCGCGGCATCGATTACCTAGTACACAGCGCTGGCGTCTTTTGTTCGGGTCCGGTTGCGCAAAGCCCGGTGGAAGAACTCGATAACGTCTGGCGCGTCAATCTGCGCGCGCCCTATGTTCTGACGCAGCTCCTTCTCCCGGCACTGGCCAGACAGAAGGGTTATATCGCGTTCATCAACTCAAGCGTGTGGCTTAATCCGAGAATGGAGCTCGCGGGTTACACGATGAGTAAATATGCCTTGAAGGCCTTTGCCGACGTGCTGAGAGCCGAGATCAACAACCAGGACGTGCGCGTGCTCAGCATCTTTCCGGGGAAGACCGCAACGCCGATGCAGGAAACTATCCATGATGCGAGAGCGCTTTCCTATCAGGCAGACGAGCTATTGCAGCCGGAATCGGTGGCAGCGAACCTGATCACAGCCTTGTCAATGCCGTCCACCTGTGAAGTCACCGAAATTTTCATGCGTCCAGCACGACCGACGCCGCCGACCTTCAACGACTAG
- the exoK gene encoding endo-1,3-1,4-beta-glycanase ExoK, with product MGQEFSCIFRQIFSLILLTCALAPNVQAADGRPAASFFESFDRLDPNFWYISDGWTNGDHQNCIWSAGMIKIADGFASLMLAKDTVDQEALLCAEIQTKQRYGFGTYEARIKTATGSGLNSAFFSYIGPADHEEHDEIDFEVLGNNSAAVQVNQYVKAKGGNEKLVSLAGPADEEFNHFAFTWEPSRLRFFVNGLLVHEVTDTLRIPTAGQKIFFSLWATDTLTGWMGPFAYKGPTIMQVDWVSYTAAGERCLFAASLTCDGAITVSAPAKPQENL from the coding sequence ATGGGTCAGGAATTCAGTTGCATTTTCCGCCAGATCTTTTCATTGATCTTGCTAACGTGTGCGCTTGCCCCCAACGTTCAAGCCGCGGACGGGCGCCCCGCAGCATCCTTCTTCGAGAGCTTTGACCGGCTCGACCCCAACTTCTGGTATATTTCAGACGGCTGGACGAACGGTGATCATCAAAACTGCATCTGGTCGGCGGGAATGATCAAGATTGCCGACGGCTTTGCATCGCTGATGCTCGCAAAGGACACTGTCGATCAGGAGGCCCTGCTGTGCGCAGAAATCCAGACAAAGCAGCGCTACGGCTTTGGCACTTATGAGGCAAGGATAAAGACGGCGACCGGGTCAGGCCTTAACTCGGCGTTTTTCTCCTATATTGGCCCTGCCGACCATGAGGAGCACGACGAGATCGATTTCGAGGTGCTGGGGAACAACAGTGCTGCTGTCCAGGTCAACCAGTACGTGAAAGCGAAGGGCGGCAACGAAAAGCTCGTTTCGCTCGCCGGCCCGGCCGACGAGGAATTCAACCATTTCGCCTTTACCTGGGAGCCCTCAAGACTGCGGTTCTTCGTCAACGGCCTCCTCGTCCACGAAGTTACCGATACGCTCCGCATTCCGACGGCAGGGCAGAAAATCTTCTTTAGCCTGTGGGCAACCGATACGCTGACAGGCTGGATGGGCCCCTTTGCCTACAAGGGACCGACGATCATGCAGGTCGACTGGGTGAGCTATACCGCTGCAGGCGAAAGATGTCTGTTTGCAGCCTCTCTGACGTGCGATGGGGCCATCACCGTCAGCGCCCCTGCAAAGCCGCAGGAGAACCTTTGA